The Vigna unguiculata cultivar IT97K-499-35 chromosome 1, ASM411807v1, whole genome shotgun sequence nucleotide sequence ATTCATCATAGGGAATTACTATCGCTGGGAGATGATCAAAGATAAAGACATCAAGATTCAAATCAACGAATATCATAAGCTACTTGAAGATATCAAAGCAGAAAACATACTTCTGCCTGATGAGTTTGTTTCAGAACTTTTGATCGAGAAATTGTCGTCATACTGGACTACCTACAAACAATAACTGAAAcacatgcacaaacaaatgacGTTGCAAGAGCTAATTACGCACATCATAATAGAAGATACCAACATGAAGGAGTGTGCTATTGCAAGGGCCAAAGCATTATCGGCAAAGGCAAATATGGTAGAAGACAAACTTGatcacaaaaggaaaaataattttcgAAATTCCCGTCCAAATGGATCTAACCCCACCTTTAAGAAAAAGGGTAATTGCTTCATATGTGAGAAGCCAAACAATCATGCACCTCAGTCCAGGCATAGAGCAAGAAACGACAATCCTTCTAGGACAAATATAACCCAAAGGGAATATACTATAGTTACGATTTATCTTTCTAGGACAAATATAACCCAAAGAGAAGACCAATGTGAGCAAGTTGGTGGTAGATTTTGGTGCTACCAAGCACATCTATGCAAACAAAAGTGTTTTTACCTCCTACACTAGTGTAAGGGATGGAGAAGAACATGTTTATCTTTATGATTCCAGGACAACACCAGTCTTAGGAATTGGAAAGGTTCTTTTAAAACTCACATCTGGGAAGACTCTGACCTTAAGTGATGTGCTACATGTGCCCTCTATCAAAGTTAATCTAATCTCTataacactactaaaaaaagtGAGGGTTAAAGTGTCATTCGAATttgacaaaattataataaaaaaaatatttttatgggAAAGAGATATTGTGATCAAGGTCTTGTTGTACTCAATATTTCAGAAATTATTAATGAATCATGTTCTTCCACTTATATCGTTGACTCATGATCTATGGCATGCTAGATTAGGACATGTGAATTCCTCATATGTTATAAAATTACAACGACTAagattaattaatatgcatgataaacaAAGTGGTAAATATGATGTATGTGtagaatctaaaataaaaaagaaaacatgttatCATGAAGAACGTCAAACTGAATTGTTAGGGTAAATTCATATTGATCTAGCTTATTTAAAACAAACCATGTCTAGAggtggtaaaaattattttgtaaccttTATAGACGATTATTCTAGATACACTAAAGTGTACTTAATCAAACATAAGGATGAATGTCATGCTTATTAGATCTAATGCACTTGATAACCTTTGGGGAAAAACCATTCTTACTGCATGCTTCTTACAAAATAGGATACCTAATAACAAAACTGGTAAAACTCCCTATGAGTTGTGAAGAGGTTATCAACCTAATCTTAAATATCTAAGATTGTGGGGGTGCCTAGCTAAAGTAATTTTACCTGAtcctaagaaaaggaaaatgagcTTTAAAACCTCTGATTGTATGTTCTTAGGTTATGCTGAACATAGTGTTGCCTATAGGTTTCTTGTTCTTAAAAGTGATGTGATTGAACATAATATTATTGTGGAGACAAAAAGTGTTGAGTTTTTTGAACATATATATCCTTTAAAGGTTAGTGATATATCTGAACAAcctatagataataataatgatgtcaTGTGTGAGGGTTTGAGAAGAAGTAAAGACAGAGGAAGGAAACTTCTTTTGGAGATGACTTTTATACCTATTTAGTTGAAAATGATCCAATAAGTTTTTTAAAGACTACTAGTGCTCCTGATGCAAAACAGTGGGATAAGGCTATTAGGACTAAAACTgaatcaattgagaaaaataaaacttggACTTTAGTAGATTTGCCTAAAGGAGCAAAATGCATTGGTTGTAAGTGGATCTTTAACAAAAAGTATTACCCTGATGAATCTATAGATAAATATAAGACAAGATTAGTAGCTAaaggttttatttaaaaactcaaCATAGATTACTTTGATACCTTTCCCCTATGATTAGGGTTTCCTATATTCGAGTTTTGTTAACTCTAGCAGCTACCCATAAGCTAGTGATACACCGGATGGATGTTAAGACTAATTTTCTGAATGGTGAATTAGTGGAGGAAATTTATATGACTCAAATTGAAGGGTGTGCTTTCCTTGGTCAAGAAAATAAGGTGTGCAAAACAGTGGCATGAAAAACTAGATAATGTGTTACTTTGTGATGGTTTTTCACCTAATGATGTTGATAAGTGTGTGTACTCCAAATCTGAAAATGGTGAATGTGTCATTATATGTTTGTAAGTGGATGACATTTTTTAATCTTTGGTACATGCATTGATATAATCTCTAGAACTAAATTGTTTATAGgatctaaatttaaaatgaaagacATGGGTGAAGCCATAGTGATTTTGGGTGTTAGAATCATAAGGAAGGGAGATAGTATATTACTATCCCACGAATAATACATTGAGAAACTTCTTAGGAAGTTTGGATATTATAACTTCAAATTAGTGAGTACCCTTATCATGCTAActctaaattaatgaaaaatataagagaATTTGTTTCTCAACCTCAGTATGCCCAAATAATTGGAAGCTTACTGCACTTAATGAGCTTTTCAAGACCTGATATTGCTTATGTAGTAGGTAGACTGAGTAGCTACACTCATTGTCCTAATCAAGAACATTAGGATGCACTCGTAAGACTTATGAGATACTTAAAAGGTTCAATGGATTATGCCATGGAATATAGTGAATTTCCCGCTATACTAGAAGTGTTCAATGATGCTAATTGAATCTCTGATTCAGATGAGACAAAATCCCCTAGTGGTTATGTATTCACACTTGGGAGTGGTGCGATTACATGGAAATTAGCTAGGCAAACAATTATTGCAAGATCAACAATGGAATATGAGTTTGTTACTCTCGAAATGCCTAGTAGTGAGGCTGAGTGGTAGAAAAACTTCAAAGCAAACATTCCTCTAGGAATGAAACCAACCTCATTTGTATCAATACATTGTGATTGCCAATCAGCATAGCtataactaaaaacaaaaactataatgGAAAGAATAGACATATACAATTGAGACATAATCCGGTTAAGTAGTGGCTAAAGAGTGGAACTATTTCCATCGATTAGGTGAAGTCAGAACAGAATCGAGCAAATCCTTCGACCAAACCCCTAGaaagaaatatgattttagaaacATCGAGGGGGATGAGACTTAAGCCACttgcaaacaaacaagtgatggtAACCTAACCTTTGTGATTGAagatcccatgaataaggttcatatgggtaaaaagaagtcacttgttagttctgataacactaaattgatttttgaatcaattatgtccattcttatggtgtgtgtgtgtgtgtgtgtgtgtgtgtgtgttagaGACTGCATTATTGAGaggttaaactttgtaaattaaaattcgatgtggtgtaagaattttagtttaaaaaaagtttttaatgattttcatatcccttacggtggtgtatgatttgcagcatatacttgatgaaatcacctatTTGAGTGTCAAGTGGGGCCGCTTGTATAAGATCTTGGCATGATCTTTAGAGAACTCATGAATATCGGGCACGTGCATGGCCTAGTAAGCGCAACACAACATTAACAGCAAGAATTATGGGACTGTATTGTGATTGATAAACCACGAACACACATCAAGTGTctttggttcatatagcttgctataccaaCTACATTgtgtgttaagtttatttgtctaggattggttcatatagcttgctataccagCTCCGATGCATTACATCTAATGAGACccaggattttcttcttttaatctttcttttcttatctttGCAATATGTGGAggattgttataaaataatcattttttttatttcaaaagattctAAACGTTGCAGGAGCCATAATTCTTGCTGctacaattttaatattgatgCTAAAGGTGCTTCCATTTTGATTTCATCTTGAAAGCATGGTTGTCGGTTTGTTGTACGTTGCAGGAAAAAATATTGTGATTGTTGCCATGCATTAATTTTCTCCATACATGCTATGAATTTCAGCCTTTCACCATCCCTCATTCACACCTATAAATAGGTGACTTTAGTGCTCTTCTAAACACACAACACCTCTCAttcttttctccttttcctcAAGCTCTCTTCTCCcttctattattttcttctattgtCTTGGGTTGATTACTCTTTTAAGAGTATTTTCTTGCTAGTTCTAAAATCCTcagaaaattcaaaaagttcCTATTGTATTCTGGGGACTTGCGCAACACACTACGAATAAGTCCTTAAAGACAGTGATTCTACATGCCTCAGGAAGTGCTCTTTTGTTTGTGGTTTCATTATATTCCATGTCTTCACTAGTAATACCAAATAATTACATGACAACATATATGTGTTAGGATCATTAAGGACTTTTTAATCTATGAAAATCACTCGAATACTcattttaagtgattttaatgGACTAAAATAGGtttttaataaagtataatCAAGAAGAAATCCACtacaatcacaaaaataaaataataaacacataatgaaatattcaaacataataattaaactcAAATTAATGcaaaaacatattgaaatatacaatgataaaaacaaaaaaacaacaaatcaattaattaagttcttaatcaaaataaaataacttacaaATTCGACAAAACACTTAATCGGTTTTTTTGTATTTCGGGGtccatttgaatttaaatttgtaaaaataggcctgttgaattattattttttttgcaaaatagggtcaagtcgttagggtggaggacgacattaaaggtgaagtcgtccttcATCCTaccggtttcttttttttttcaataattgaaaTCGTACTCTAGAAGGCCGGTTTCTGTTCATgtcaaaaagtgaagtcgtcttTATACATGATGACTTcacttttcaagtttttttatatatattactaaagCTTTCATCTAACATCAATACTGTACTTTGCTTATGGAGACATCATCAGCGCAGGTTAACCCATAGGAAGCCTGTCCCCTGCATTTAATTTTCACCAACATGCATCTTCCCATGTCATAATGCATGCAATTATGTTAACCTTCTCAAACCATTGCTACTCCTCTCAAAACCCCCCACTCCAAAAGCAACTAGGTCAATCATAAATTGAAtcagtttatttaaatttaaaatcaatgtcTTTCAAATGAATTATGCCACTCATTTATTAAACCATACAGATATCAAAAGCTTTCTTGTATTTtggtaatatataaaaaagtgaaaagtgaagtcgtcatatgcgaggacgacttcactttttgacAATGAACAGAAATCGGCTTTCTCCATCACGATTTtacttttggaaaaaaaaaaaagaaaccggcagggtggaggacgacttcacctatAATGTCGTCCTCCACCCTAATGACTTGACCTcgttttgcaaaaaaaataaaattcaatggacctatttttacaaatttaaatttaaatgaaccccaaaatacaaaaatgccCACTTAATCAAATAGGTATATCTTCGAAACTCATTCAAATCAAATTCTTATTGAaaaccaatttaaataaaagaacaatACAAGTATAAAGAGAAATTGATGaactttactattatttttaaacatatgTTAATGTTGATGCTCCATGGTAATCAATTTTTCTAACAAGTATAATGGGTAGTTTGTAGTACAACAAGTGCCATATCCACATGGATTTGGTAGAATACACAAAGTTTAAACGAGTTTGACTTGAGTAAAACAATGTTTGGTTTATATGAAAAGCATGAAACAAATGTGATGtattgaaaatcttgatttaatGCAATAAGGATGTTAGAACAGTTTGGAGCCAAAAAAGTAAACTTCAATATGATAAGGACGTAGTGAAGCTAGATTTACTAAGATGCAATCATCTATGTTCTGAGAGTTCTCTTTAAAGTAACTTTAGGTCCATTCCTGACACTTAGTATGATCATCAAACTTCAGTATGATTTCTCGGTGACCTACTTTGAATGAATCACCTGCATTAAGATCATGACTCTATAACCAGTTAGAGCCTTATATTTGCCCAATCttctatttcattatttaatttggtctcctcccttttttttaattaagttttaattttgttaaaatgatttaGTTAGGTATTTTTCGTTAGATAGGGACATCTTTGTACATGCCACATGTAGTAtttccaatttatttattttttggtttttttgtaaatttgttttatcaCATATCATGTCCTTGTTGAGCCACGTGGTAATGTTAGTGTCATGTTGTATTGTTGGTGACATATGTTAGTATCAGTACCACATGTGAGTGTCACTTCGTCATATGATAGtgtcttaaatttaatttagtctctatatttAACATTTTGACTCAATTAACTTCCAATTTGTTTTAGAAAGAAGAAATGTCGTTCCTCTCCAAGATGAGaccaaattaattattaaatctaactacaagttatatataaatcttaaaatatttttttagaatttatagatcaaatcactccacctaaatattgaaattaattttttttttaatttaaattttaaaaaatacttattttaaacttataatttttttaatattaaaaatgtaaatgtagAAGACGCTAACTagtaacttttaaatttaaatattcgaaataacttgaaaatatatattttcctttctaaacttatttatatatatttaaagtgaCAAATACATTTACGtcttttaacttataaattacatcttttaactttatatattttacatcttttaacttttaaatttcaagtatcattttacatttacatttttaatattttaaaatcattatttgtttaaaatagttatattttaaaaattaaaaattaaaaataaaattaattttaatattagagTGGAgtaatttatgcataaattctaaaaacttatattaatatatatatatatatatatatatatatataaattgtaattaaatttaattactattttagtcATATTTTGAAGAGAGTAcacattgttttatttaaaagaaatgagactcaattgagtcaaaattttaaatataaaaattaaattgaatacaaaataatactaacattatCCCAGACAAGGACCTCacatgttgaaaaaaaattaaaaagtaaatataaaaaattaaaaaaaaaattaaatatcaggAACAAAATAATGTTAACGGACTAATATAAACAAcctaattaaattgttttaacaaaGATTGATACTTAAtcggaaaaaaaatgaaaagaccaaattaaataattgaagcaaaaatcaagaggaaaagagaattttaacccaaaaaaaaaataaaagaaaaatatcaattaaaagtCTTAAATTTTCCGTCGGTTTTAATctaatgtaaatataatataaattttaaaatataaggtcAGTTTAATATAACTGCAAGTAAATATGTgccattataaaatattaattttgaagtgTATTCtactaaaacaaaaactaaacaaaaagaaTGGAGATTTACAGTTTCTTACTGATATTTGATCTTTATGTTATTcttataaatcttttaaattaatttctttaatactTTTCGATTATAATAaattgtttcacatttttttaaatctcattATTTGATGcaagtcaataaaaaaaaaggaaatatgaCAACGTGGCTTGAGAGCAAGTATACAACGTGAGTTCAAATGTTGTttccaataaatatttttagaagataattaagacataatttattatatatttaactttacattatttcatttgaattgtccttaaaaaatcatttaattatattaaattttacgttttttcaatattataatCAGTATTTAAATATGTagagaaaagaattatatttcataaatattatatttattgacattatgaattaaatttaataattatttattacatttaatgaatacaataaataattttatatagaaatttatctttttaaaccCATTCCATTCcttaaacaattatatatacatgtaaaGGGAGACACTACGATCAAAACAATAGAATCATAAAAGGGATAGCTTacgaaagagaaaaaagaagaaagattagataatatagaagaagaaaaaatgtgtgCGAAgtatttgtttatgttatttttattagcaTATGCTGCAGAAGCACAAAGGGTTTTCAATGTCAAAGACTACGGAGCCATTGAAGACGGCAACACTGATAATAGTGTGGTGagcatttttagttttttttctattacCATATTATTTTGAATGATGTTACTTCGGTTTGAATTTCTtataactaatttcaaaattcttttttatatataaaattgtgttAGACaccattattaattttaagatatataGTTTGGTATTCAAAGTTCGTtatgaaacatatttttaaagaaagaattagatatatttttcatcgtcaaactattataaaaaatatagtattttatctttaaaataaattataaaatatttagttttgatAGTTATGTAAAACATCTTCTCAACCAAACGGTATTCATAGTGTTTTTTCAATGACAAACAAAGTTTCACGAAATTATAATACAACTTCTAcatattgttttagttttttggGAAGATGCTTTgcatcatttttataaaatacaagaagaaaattctttataatttaatttagagaaaaaacataattgttttataataattgaaagaCAAAAACTATATTCAacccttttttaaaaaaataagtaaaaaaataccaaaagcCAAACATATGTTTAGTTATTACGAAGAAAAGTCCAAAAGTAATAATGGAAGGCGTTAATTGTGGATACTTTTAACTCTTCATTAATTGAAAATGTTATTAAACCATATTAATAGTGTACAATAAAAGGAAATAatagtttataaaaatttaatacaagTGTTATATTGTGTTGAAGGCATTTGTGAGAGCGTGGAGTGATGCATGCAAGTGGAACGGAGAGTCAACAGTTTTGATTCCACATGGAACTTACATGTCGAAATCCGTTATATTTAACGGTCCGTGCAAAGGTTCAACAACCTTCCAAATCAACGGTGATCTCAAGGCTCCGATTGATCCATCAATGCTTGTTGACCAAAAATGGATAAATTTCAGATATATTGACAAACTCAGCGTCAATGGAGGTGGCGCTTTCAATGGTCAAGGAACTGCCACTCGCAAAAAATGTCAAAACGATTCATGTCAAATTCTTTTCACGGTACATTTTCtctttccttcattttttttttcttttcaaaaataatcttttttgaCACCCACTTAACTtgtttttaagaataatttaataattaaaaatataattaaatgtgtttttagtcctttaattttgatgtaaaattagaatttgtttatgttcgaaactttaatgtattttgattcttaaacttttaaaatgaatcgatataatctttttaactcaattacattaattttttttacgtcTCAAACATGTTTTCCTGCTAGCATGAAATGcatttgacacataaaaaaaactaacataattgagttaaaaagacTACATTTATTCATtcttaaagtttagggaccaaaatgtatcaaaattttggacATAGACAAATTTCAATATCGCATCAAAGTTtaaggatcaaaaacatatttaacccttaaaaataataaacttttatgaATTTGTTAGAGTGTTAATATATCATTgttctcttcttccttttttttaattagacaAATTAACTAACACGTTTGGTTCAATGATTCGTTAGAGCATGGTTTTTGACTTCATCACCAACGGTCGCATTGAAAATTTGCACTCTGTTGATAGTAAAGGTGGCCATTTCATAGTGTTCGGATGTGGGAACATGACCTTCACAAACCTAACCTTAACAAGCCCTACTAACAATCGAAACACAGATGGAATCAAAATATCTCATACAAATGGAATAAACATCACGAGTGTGAAAATTGGGACAGGCGATGACTGCGTTGCTATGATTTCTGGCACCAAGAATGTTCGAATTACAGATGTTTTTTGTGGCCCAGGTCATGGAATTAGTGTCGGAAGCCTTGGTGGTGGAAACCCACATGAATTACCTGTGGAAGATGTAGTTGTCAGGAATTGCACCTTCAACGGTTCTATGAATGGTGTCCAAATCAAAACATGGCCCAATCCATCAAAGACACCtttaaacatttcaaatttcatCTATGAAGACATCGTCATGATTAATGTGAAAACTCCCATCTTCATCAATCAACAATATTGTCCTGAACATAACTGCGATCTTACGGTAAGTTTCtacttctaatttttttttatcgataatattaattgttatttttttgtcagTGAAAGAAGATTAACTCACAACCTCTCTCGTCTTCCTTTCTAAACTCACCAAACTTTATTTCTCAAAATTGTCGGAAGTTGAACtcctaattatttttctaatattgaaatgattttattttacaacTATTACAAACTCATTCCAAATTGTGTACATTATTTCGGAATTAATTACTAACCTAATACAAGAATAATTGTTGCTGCCATaacatgattattttaatttattgcagAAATCTTCGTACGTGCAAATCAGCAATGtttcatacaaaaatattagagGAATCAGTGCTACTGATATTGCAGTGAATTTAAATTGCAGTATGGAATTTCCATGTCAAAACGTAACTCTGGAAGACATTGATTTGTGGAGTTCTGGTGGAAAGAGAGGAAAACATTTAAAGAATTATTGTTTTAACGTGAAAGGTTCTTCTTATGGCAAACAAATTCCCCCATCTTGTCTTCCTAGTAATAAATTTTGAGCAACACCGCTTCCCAATTAGAGTTTGATGGAAAAAAAAGAGTTACAATGAAGATGTGTATTTATTGTCCGTgaatatacataattaaaaataaaatgtttcaaCTCAAATAATTTTCTCTGTTCTTTTAAAGTAGCAAGTAATTATGC carries:
- the LOC114164514 gene encoding exopolygalacturonase-like — protein: MCAKYLFMLFLLAYAAEAQRVFNVKDYGAIEDGNTDNSVAFVRAWSDACKWNGESTVLIPHGTYMSKSVIFNGPCKGSTTFQINGDLKAPIDPSMLVDQKWINFRYIDKLSVNGGGAFNGQGTATRKKCQNDSCQILFTSMVFDFITNGRIENLHSVDSKGGHFIVFGCGNMTFTNLTLTSPTNNRNTDGIKISHTNGINITSVKIGTGDDCVAMISGTKNVRITDVFCGPGHGISVGSLGGGNPHELPVEDVVVRNCTFNGSMNGVQIKTWPNPSKTPLNISNFIYEDIVMINVKTPIFINQQYCPEHNCDLTKSSYVQISNVSYKNIRGISATDIAVNLNCSMEFPCQNVTLEDIDLWSSGGKRGKHLKNYCFNVKGSSYGKQIPPSCLPSNKF